Proteins encoded in a region of the bacterium genome:
- a CDS encoding MFS transporter — protein sequence MQFGFLRRPRISGTALRGYRLERVAEFSFPIATGLLQGGFVGVIADKIFLVHPATLALITAAPMFGNLSSFAWARLAQGRRKVPLVVLLQVFFVLLTGAIALIPGGASGAWMLVCALVAAHLILGGIVTVRSLVWTLNYPRDTRSRVTARLALITTLTIALTVLLGSWLLDRNPEAFRWIFAAGAGLGAIGVFAFARVPVVGEAEQLELERGARNVETAGDTFTKRRSDTVLGVLRNDPLYARYLTWQFVLGVSNMMVEPALVYLVSNQLQASYLTSVAITVAIPMGLAVLTVPLWAPYLDRVHIAEFRARHSWFFAASQALIFLGALHGSLLILVLARVVIGLARGGGMLAWQLGHNDFADSERVGLYMGIHVSLTGLRGLIAPFAGMLLYVGWNGVELPIVGVVPAFAGLGAYLMLISCALSMIASIGFYFLHQRISRGP from the coding sequence GTGCAGTTCGGTTTTCTCAGACGTCCCCGCATTTCGGGAACTGCCCTGCGTGGCTACCGCCTGGAGCGTGTCGCGGAGTTCAGCTTCCCGATTGCCACGGGTTTGCTCCAGGGCGGCTTCGTCGGCGTCATCGCCGACAAGATCTTTCTGGTGCACCCAGCCACGCTCGCGCTGATCACGGCAGCTCCCATGTTCGGCAATCTTTCGAGTTTTGCCTGGGCGCGGCTCGCCCAGGGCAGAAGAAAGGTTCCACTGGTCGTGCTCTTGCAGGTCTTCTTCGTCCTGCTCACCGGCGCGATCGCACTGATCCCCGGCGGGGCCAGTGGCGCGTGGATGCTCGTGTGCGCGCTCGTCGCAGCTCACCTGATTCTGGGTGGCATCGTGACGGTTCGGAGCCTGGTCTGGACCCTGAACTATCCACGAGACACGCGCAGTCGCGTGACCGCGCGGCTCGCGTTGATCACTACACTCACGATCGCTCTGACGGTTCTTCTGGGTAGTTGGCTGCTGGACCGCAATCCCGAAGCCTTCCGATGGATCTTTGCCGCCGGTGCGGGGCTGGGAGCCATCGGCGTGTTCGCCTTCGCGCGTGTTCCAGTCGTCGGTGAAGCGGAGCAACTCGAACTCGAGCGCGGTGCGCGGAACGTGGAGACGGCCGGCGACACATTCACGAAACGCCGTTCGGATACTGTACTGGGTGTACTGCGAAACGATCCGTTGTACGCGCGCTACCTCACCTGGCAGTTCGTCCTCGGCGTGTCGAATATGATGGTCGAACCCGCTCTCGTGTACCTGGTATCGAACCAGCTTCAGGCCAGTTACCTGACCAGCGTGGCGATCACCGTGGCTATTCCAATGGGCCTTGCCGTTCTGACCGTGCCGTTGTGGGCTCCGTACCTGGATCGCGTTCACATCGCCGAGTTTCGGGCCCGCCATAGCTGGTTTTTTGCCGCATCACAGGCACTGATCTTCCTGGGTGCACTCCATGGCTCGCTCTTGATTCTCGTGCTGGCGCGCGTCGTCATCGGTCTTGCGCGTGGCGGCGGCATGCTGGCCTGGCAGCTGGGGCACAACGATTTTGCCGACTCGGAACGAGTCGGGCTGTACATGGGCATCCACGTATCGTTGACCGGACTGCGCGGGCTGATCGCGCCTTTCGCCGGCATGCTGCTCTATGTCGGCTGGAACGGTGTCGAACTTCCGATCGTGGGCGTCGTGCCCGCGTTCGCGGGCCTGGGCGCCTATCTCATGCTGATCAGCTGCGCACTGAGCATGATCGCGAGCATCGGCTTCTATTTCCTGCATCAGCGCATCTCCCGAGGTCCATAG